GGTCGATAGCGTAACTAGCGTAGTAAGTCTTGCCTTTATTTTCTTCTCCGCAGGCAGACAAAGCGAACACGCAAGTTATAGTCATCAATATTGCAAGTGTTAAAGAAACTATTTTTTTCATTTTATGCCTCCATGTTATTGTTTATAGTTTGATTACTTTTTCAAAAAGTATTAGTTAGCGTTGTTTGGTTATAATTTTACTGCTTATTTAAGTATTAAAGTTTTGCGATTTGTCACTGCGTTGACAAACATATTGCTCTTATGTCTTTATTAAAGTTTTATAATTTCATTTTTATAATGTTTGGTTATTCGTTTGTAACGAGGGTTACCTTTAATGAAACAAACATAGGCGCTACCTAGCACTTCAATTTGGTTTTGCTCTCGGTCATAGACAAAAGCGGTGTCTTCGCATATCCCAAAAGATTTACTTATATTAAATAGGTCCATTGAAGCTATTAATCGAGTTAGGCGGGGGCGAGTGTTAAAGTGTTGGTCAATCAAACCGCTACTAAATAAATTAAACCCTCTTGTCAAAAGAACTTGTCCGTCTGTTTCGTTTACGCTACCTTCATATTTAGCGGCGTCGGTTTCTATTGGTAAGGTTAAAGATGCTAGGTCGCTACCTGCGCCAATCATAAACTTGCCCATAATCGACGCTCCTGCCGAAGTTCCGCCGACTACTCCGCCGTTTTCATATACTTCTCTTATTAATTTGAGGGAAGCGGTGTCTTTTTCGTAATTACGCAGTAACGCCTTTACAGTTTTCATTTGATCTCCACCAACAAACCACACGCCTGTCAAATCTTTGAGGTAAGGTAGTAACGCAGGGTCGTCGCCATCGCTTGACCAGCCCTGAGATATTAAATTAGGTATTAGGGAAAGAGGTAGACAATTAATATTTGATGGTTTTGCTCCCAATTTAACTAAGGTAGTTTGAGTACAGCTAAACGATTCTAGCGGAATTGCCGAAGAAACAACAACTACGCATATTTTTGCATTCTCTCCGCCGGCAAGTCTAAGAAATTCTCCGTAAATCTCCTCTTTACTCCTGCCTACGTTACCGCCAGCTACGACTAAATAACCCTCTTTATTCATAACATAACTCCTAGTTTGATGTATTATTTGCACTAAATGATATCACTATGGTTGACATTATAAAATGCGAAATTATGCTCTATTTCGGTTTTTATTACATACAAATTGATGCTTTACAGTTTTTTTGTCACAAACGCATTGTTTTATGCTAATATGCAAGCGGAAAAACCATACTAATTTGAGCAAAGCACCAATTACTGTGGCATATTTATCAATATTACATATATTTTGATACGGAGGATACAATATGGCATTTATAGAGATCGACAAATTTGACCGTTTTGCAAATTATGACGGAAACAACACTTTTACAAACACTTTTTACCAAATAGTTTATATAGGTAATGGCGAAAAGGAATACACGATTGAAAACAAGCTATGTTTAGCTAAGGCAAATTCCTTTGTTCTTATACCGCCTAGCACGAAATACAGCTACAAAAACTTCTCGGGGGCGCAACTGCATATTTCTTTTGACGTATTCTACCTAGATATAATTGA
The sequence above is a segment of the Clostridia bacterium genome. Coding sequences within it:
- a CDS encoding cyanophycinase, with product MNKEGYLVVAGGNVGRSKEEIYGEFLRLAGGENAKICVVVVSSAIPLESFSCTQTTLVKLGAKPSNINCLPLSLIPNLISQGWSSDGDDPALLPYLKDLTGVWFVGGDQMKTVKALLRNYEKDTASLKLIREVYENGGVVGGTSAGASIMGKFMIGAGSDLASLTLPIETDAAKYEGSVNETDGQVLLTRGFNLFSSGLIDQHFNTRPRLTRLIASMDLFNISKSFGICEDTAFVYDREQNQIEVLGSAYVCFIKGNPRYKRITKHYKNEIIKL